In the genome of Bradyrhizobium arachidis, one region contains:
- a CDS encoding Tim44 domain-containing protein has translation MPGIWETHMNFSQRSRSLFKTIAVVLALALPTALAISSADARVGGGMSSGSRGSRTYSAPPSTTTAPGSTSQFNRTYTQPGAGMNSAAPARGGLFGRGGGFLGGLAAGFLGAGLLGMLFGGGLFGGLGGLSSILGLIIQIVLVVFVVRLAMSWWQRRHSPQAAYANADAGAGPGPQTNYRSGLGGGLGGGLGGFGFGAHNNAPLEIKPDDYEAFERLLGDIQTAWSNEDVAKLHTLATPEMVSYFEQDLAQNRARNAVNKVTNVKLLQGDLAEAWREGETEYATVALRFALTDKTLDRNTGAIVAGSEQPGEATEIWTFARRPGGGWELSAIQQTN, from the coding sequence ATGCCGGGGATTTGGGAAACGCACATGAATTTCTCGCAACGCTCCCGCAGTCTTTTCAAGACGATCGCTGTCGTGCTGGCGCTTGCGCTGCCGACCGCGCTCGCCATCTCGTCTGCCGATGCGCGCGTCGGCGGCGGCATGTCGTCGGGGTCGCGCGGCTCGCGGACCTATTCGGCGCCGCCGTCAACCACGACCGCGCCGGGCTCGACCTCGCAGTTCAACCGCACCTACACCCAGCCGGGCGCAGGCATGAATTCGGCCGCGCCGGCGCGTGGCGGCCTGTTCGGCCGCGGCGGCGGCTTCCTCGGCGGCCTTGCGGCCGGCTTCCTAGGCGCAGGCCTGCTCGGCATGCTGTTCGGCGGCGGCCTGTTCGGCGGCCTCGGCGGCCTGTCCTCGATCCTCGGCCTGATCATCCAGATCGTGCTCGTGGTGTTCGTGGTGCGGCTGGCGATGTCGTGGTGGCAGCGCCGCCACAGTCCGCAGGCGGCCTATGCCAATGCTGACGCAGGCGCAGGTCCCGGACCGCAGACGAACTATCGCAGCGGCCTCGGTGGCGGACTTGGCGGTGGTCTCGGCGGCTTCGGCTTCGGCGCCCACAACAATGCGCCGCTCGAGATCAAGCCCGACGACTATGAGGCGTTCGAGCGCCTGCTCGGCGATATCCAGACCGCCTGGTCGAACGAGGACGTGGCCAAGCTGCACACGCTCGCGACGCCGGAAATGGTCTCCTATTTCGAGCAGGACCTTGCCCAGAACCGTGCGCGGAACGCCGTGAACAAGGTCACCAACGTGAAGCTGCTCCAGGGCGACCTCGCGGAAGCCTGGCGCGAAGGCGAGACCGAGTACGCCACCGTGGCGCTGCGCTTCGCGCTCACCGACAAGACGCTCGACCGCAACACCGGCGCGATCGTCGCCGGCAGCGAGCAGCCGGGCGAGGCGACCGAAATCTGGACCTTCGCCCGTCGTCCGGGCGG